A segment of the Macrobrachium nipponense isolate FS-2020 chromosome 1, ASM1510439v2, whole genome shotgun sequence genome:
agagagagagagagagagagtgtaggagGGGGTGGGCAAGGAAGTGTCTTTTGACTAGGTTACTTCGATGAGATGagaattacctcgtcgaggccattCCATTTGCAATTGTATGATAGTTTACAATTTGTCAGATTATTGCCGGTCCAcgtcttctatttttcttacctCCCGAGACCCGGTTACAACATACAACAGACTAACGACCAGGTACCTACAGGAGCCACTCCTTACCTCAACAAAACCATAGTGGATTTCAAACAACATAGTTAAAACATACACTACTCTTTTGGTTTTGGGTACTGAATGCTGATCTGTTCCGTTGTGAGCTTagctgtatatgagagagaggagagagagagagagagagagagagagagagagagagagagtaacttttATTGTAATaactttcatcataaaaattaGATTCTTCATTATCTCGTTCTCGTTTCACGAATCTATTTTTGGTAAGTGTAACTTACTACTGCTTTTACATGTATGGTGAGCTAGTCTCACTCGAACAAAAGTCATGTTTTGTCATGTCTTTTGTTTTAAGAATGCAGTAACATTAAAACAAAGATCTATCTACACAACTCACACCGTTCatgagtatataaaatatacttccttactttttattaattgattCTCCTCCTTATGGCCCATAAGCGTGGATTACCCATGTAAGTAATAATCAGACATTCATTCACCTTCAATCCCAATCaaaatatgtttgtttatcttttttttttttttttttttttttttttttttttttttttttttgtaaaattgtaacagcTCCTATTCCAATTTGATATTATTATAGCATCATTTTGGTTCTAAAAGGACATTAATAGCTTTAAACACAAGATGTAAATGAAGTTTAGTGTCAGAAATTTGGAACTGGTAGCCACATAATTACGATGTCATTGTAATGGCTATTGTTATAattatacagggtgtctataaagtctcagtaccattacaagtatttattgctagaatggtactgggactttatggactccCTGTATTATTATTGTGTAAACTAACCCTCGTTCCTCACTATGTTTCCAAATGCCTCTTTCACAATGTTTCATTCTGTCATTTACGAAAACTACGCTAGTTTTATTCTTCAATCAATGAAAAACgtcataaaattgtttttaaacttAGATTGTTTACGGATGAATAAGTCTCAAACAGGATATTCCCTTTTCTTAATATAAATGGTGTTTTCCTATGCTCTATAATGTAATGCCCATTTTCCTAGAAAAACACATCAATAATCTATATTTTGGTCGAATTATTGAAATTGACCCAGGATTCTCTTTTAATAAAATCTTATTTAACATTTGTGTGCCCTTTGTACCATGTCActgatagataattatattaactttatattttcttaaattacatTTGACTGGATAAGCTTGACGAGATCTAGAATTCTGAAAAGGAATgctaatgtaatatatacaaCTTTTGGCTGAAATAACATTACAATATATTACCTGGGACAGTCAGTCCTCTCAGCTAGCTGTAAATCCCGATCATAATATCATGTCAGCTTAAAGGATACACAAATCAGATATGAATTTAAACCAGACgtttataatatactattaaagAATAAACTACAATAAAAGTTTTGGAAAAACAGGAGCAGTATTTTATCAACGatgagaagtgtgtgtgtgtgtgtttttttttttttcacttggaaaggatttaaattatgaaaaaatatcgtaAGCTGATTAAACTTCGATACTCTAAATTAATGTTAATCGTTTTTAGAACTACATATGATGTAATGGACCAGAGTAGAACATGAAAACCTTACCATGTTAAGGTGCTTAAACGTTATTcgcaaataaatttaaaaataaaactattcttCTACGACTTACAAATGCTCTACTTACGGTCACAACCAGGCACCGTCGTTCTTGTTATCAACCCTACTGTATAAAGTCAAGCCAATTGTAATAGCTTAAAGTCACAAAATGATCATCTGGTAGAAAAATGTCTTATTTAGCCTTCGTCGCCTAGTAAGTGGCATATCTCACATCACTGTTCAACCAGAACCTTCGATTCAACGACTTCCACCACTCTTATTTTTATAGCCAATCCTGGCCAACAGGAAACGTTGACAGTACTGTATAGGATTACGCCCAGTTCATCTTTGACAACGTACCACACGGTAGTACGGTACAGAAAATGTGACCCAGAGTATTTTTCCATTTGGCTAATAGTTGTGCATAACCGTTTGTTTACATAAGAAAAGTTCTGCAGATGATTGTTTAACATCTTAGCTTCTGcagaatattttgttaaatttttctaTACTAAAACGGTTGTAAGTAAGTAAGGCAGGAAGGATAACAGAAcgatacatagttttatattccTTATTCCCTTGAAATGTCAAGCAGATGTGTTGGTTACCATAAAAAGGGTGAGGTGGAATAGCCCAGGCAAATTCAAATACGTAATTTCTCACAAGAGTGGTGTTGCACTGAGTAAATCTGATTACtgaattaattttaatgtttctATATAAGGTAAGAAAGAcagataggattttttttttttttttttttttgcggaacgGAGAATTTTCTGGATAATCAAGATAATCGTATGCATATACTACATGTCAACTTGGGTTTCTTGATAAGCACATCTACCacagccaggattcgaacctgagtCTCTGGTCTAGATACAGTGATAGATGGTTGACTCAATCATTCGGCTGTCAAGagatatataaattgatatcgACTCCTCTGTACTCGGAATCAGTATCAAGTGTCTGTCTATCACTGCCTAACCCAAAAACCAAGGTCTGAATCCTGGCCGGGAAAgatgcacttttttttattgctttaaatcttcagctgaaatgTTTAAGGACAGAATCAACAGAAAATATactcaaataacaaataaaaccaTCAACAATTACAATATCTCCCCTTAAGATTAAGTTACTCCAAAGACAGCGAATTCGACATATACATGTGATATTTGTGACTTAATATTTGTGACACTAAAGAGTCTAGAGTGGAGGTGACGAAACTTCACATATTAGAATTGAAACTTTTATTTCCCAATAGGAACAGTACCCGGATGTATCTTACCCAGCTACGTGACCAGATGGGTGAGGAACTGCTATCAGTGACGCCATCACGTCTGTAAACAAGTTGCCCTTTCTCCTAGAGGAGGTTTTTTGTTTGCATCTTTGGTTACTTGAACAAAACAGAACTAATTGTAAAACTTTCCTCTTAAAATGGTCTTAGGTATTTTCttgcttttaaattttcataaaatattgttatatacgCAGAGGTAAAACTTTATTCatagtgataaaaaataaaaacatattttgtaaCTCTCGTAACGGGGCAATCGATTGTAGTTCATCCTTCCAAGATTGTCTCTCGCTATCCACATGCAGTCCGAATCtctaaacataaatattttacaaagaaaaaggtCCAATAAGGATTCGAAACGATTCGCAAAATAGGCGATAAGTTAATTATCTGAGGATATGTAAgttatccttaaaaaaaagacCCCTCTATCTTTTCTGTACCTGTCCATTTACTTTcctaaaggaaaaaagaagaagaaagccatTATAAAACAGCCATCAGCATCGGAATGTCAGATCAGGGTGCGGATAAGAGAGAAAGTGTATATTTCTATTCTTAGAACACCCACGAATACTCCAAAACAATCACTGATGACCTCCTGTATACTTATCTCTTTCAGTGAGTCAGATGCGGTGATTGGCCTCATCTCCTCAGAGGTATACGTCAAGTAGAACGTTAGGCCGAGGTCACTTCAGTTATAACTACGGGAGCAGAGGTGGTAGGCCATCTTAGGTCAAGCGCAGGTGAGCTTGTTATGGCAAAATTTCATCTTTTAACTGAACGTTACGGAGTGTCTTTGAAAGGACCAAAGGAAGACGAACATGTTCTGAAATATGAAAGCATTAATTTCATACTAAAGGTTACGTAAAATGATAGActatattaatcatgtatatttCTTAAAATCTCAAGTGTGAAATTTTCGATTGCTTTCACAGAAAACTGTCAAACATAAGCCTAGGTTTTAGACCCTCTTCGTAGTGATGCCGCTGTGACTTAGAATTATACTTCCTATTTGCACAAACAGTATTCCTACAGactataaaaaaaacccttcctACTTTCGCAGACGAAAAAATGTCCGGGCAATTGGTAGACGTGGCCTTAGGCTTCAATTTGCCCGTGAGCCTATCGGACATAGGGAGCGGGACCTTGAGTGTCAACCCAGTGGCCGGGTTCATAGTATCCCTTTTAGCCTTCTTGGTCTTCGTGGCGGTGGTGGGTGTGCCGATATCAACCCTCTTCGGCGCTAAACTATTCTCTGGTTTGGATTCCTTCTCGAGGTGGGTAATACCGGAACACTAAATGAACAGCCCAGTGGGGTAATATTACTTTGCTGGCGGTTTGTTTGGTGATTCTGTAAACTGGATAAAGAAAGTTATGTGAtacatatttttgttgttgtttggttaagctggccttatgccagcacgggctcttgctcatagagcagcccattgGATAGCTGGGCCTATTTCTAAAGTACATCCACGGGTATGAGTGGCAAGAGCACGAAATAGAATAGTATCCTTAACACATATTCGTTAAAAATTACTAGTAGACAAAGGAATTGACAAAGTTGAATTTATTAGCTGATATTTTCCACCTAGAGCAGTAAGTCTACAGATTTTCTTATGAACCATTAGGCATTTAGTACTACATTACATATCCAGATTTGTTAGACGCGCAAATATTCTTAAGCATTatctttcatcttttatatatatattttttttcatttccttcatcaGACAAAGGTCTCTGACGAACGAATTCGACGTATCATCGGTGATACAGACGATAACGGGAAACCGAGCGCTCGAAGACTTCTTGAACGAGCCCCTGGACGCTTTCGTAGAGCGCATGTTTGGTTCTCCAGACGGTGCGAGATCTCTTACGACCGTTGAAGACGTTTTCCTTGCGGCGAGTGATATCCTGTTACCCTTGATATCTACTCTTGATTATGACAACACTTTCCTGGCTATTCCGGTAAGGACGAGAAAATCCCTATAAGAAATTCTGACTTTTTACAGAATGAAAGGTTCCGTTCTGAAAGTCGAGTTTCATCTTGTCTCAAATGACTAGCGTAGAGAGGTTATTGGAACTATAAACTCATAGAGGTTTTGGAAACTTACCAGAAAAAATCGCCCACTGATTTTGACAGTGAGAGGTAGCGATAGTGTTAGGGGCTCATTTAGTCCAAGAGCTAAGGTCCTTTGAACTAACCGAGAATGGCCAAAAGCGAGAGTGGTTGTTCTTGGGTAAAAAAGTGTGCTGAATTAAAAAAATGGGCGTCTTACTAGTCCCTGATGGGACATATGCATGTAAGACACCTTTTCCCATCATGACGGCCGTGACAGAGTTCCGACCAAATGTGACATCTTAATGCGGAAATGTCATTGATTAATGATACCTTTCCTATTTTGTCATTATAGTATCAACATTGTGTAATTtttgaatgaattatatatatatatatatactatatatatatatatatatagtatatatatatatatatatatatatatatcaggaatttTTATGTTACCCAacattacagtttttatttttattattattctgtttttcatttcagggtGATATGATGAATGTATGATGGGAGAGACTCCCAATGAAGCAATCCTAGGATCTTCCAAGCCCGCGGAACGCATTTGCATACTTCATATTACATCAGACACAAAAGACAGTTATGTTAAGGAATTTGATGAAAACACATGGAAGACTTCATAAAGAGCGTCAAATGTgaggaaagagaaatataagTCCCCTAAATATGGTTCTGTCTGTGAAACTTTGCAATCTCTAAATCATAGTAAGGAATATGGCTACCACAGGCAATGCTACAAGAGATGCACTTCAGTGCCTAAGGTCTTCAGTTCAGAGTATGCAACATTCTTTGTATGTTTTCAGGTATTGCTCCATTGGTTTTAAGAAAGCTTTGAAAATGCAACACCTGGAAAGCTGTAGCTAGCAGTGGGTGTAGTCGTTTGCGGCGGTTAAAGTGTTTTCCGGCAATAAATCCACTAAGCGATCCAAGTGCCAAGACTCTAGATGCACCTATGAAATGTCCAAGTGAAGTAAAATAAGCCATTATAATGTGAAAAACACTAAAACATATGAACAGATCATCATACTTTGGAGATTCTTGGTCCTGTACGTATCTGCATAGCTGGTTCTGCGATTGGAAGATTGTAGTTCACTAGCGCGTATGTTGCACCACATGCACTCCTTGGTAACAGTCTGTGAAGATCTCATCGTTTCAGCAACCACATCCAGTTGTGTCGGAGGTAGTGTAAGTTCTCCATATATCTGACAATCTGGAATGGAAGTTTATCTTCTGTGATGCGTGAATTCCAAACGGACCACTTTTGTGTATCGTCAAACAGTTCACATGACATTGCCCATGGTATATCTCTTCTTCTTATCTGAATCAGGTGACTGGGTTTATTAACTTCTTTAACTGAATAGTTGAAGGTTGAGATACAAGGTTTCTTTGTTAGATATGGACTAGGATGAACCGTGTCAGAGTCaaactttcttttttgcttaaatttTTTTGGTGGCACATCTGCTTGTGTTCCATCTTTACCTGATGGACTGGTGGTTGATATGTCtattttaagaacattttggtaGCAAATGCCAATGGTATCATGTAAAGTCCCTTTCCCTGATAGGGTTTCAGGGTTTTCATCATAACTGTTCTATGCTGTACCTGTGGACAAACCAGGCTCTTGAACTATTCCATCTGGAGCTACACTGCCTTCTTACCACAGTGGTTGCCATATCTGTCTTCAGAACTTCAGCTACATTAAGTTTATACAGTGACCAAAATGGTTGAGTATGTCCAAGAGCTTCCTGCTTCCAGTCATGCTCTTTATACCAAGTCCCAAGGATATGTGCTTTGCTAGTTTTACCCTTCCACGGGTTGTTGCAAATACTGAATCGTCAGCAGATGACTGGACATAACGTTCAACATGTGGACTCattacagaagagtggctgccaATGTAGAGTGTCTGGAAAAATAGAGGTAGCTCTTCAGGAGCATCTGCCTCACCAGCACATAAGGTATCAACAGTGATGTCCTGAGGCAAGGATCTTGTGATTTCCTGTAGCTGCAAAATGACATGGTGAAGTTGTAAGGCAACATCAACAATAGTAGGATTGGTAGAAGAGAGCGCAGAAAAAGGCTTCCTTGATTGCACCATGCATCTCAATATAATTAGCAGACCACAGTGCCTTTGACAAACGATGTCCTTAATCTGTCACTGAACCGAGTCAATATCTTTTCACATAATCTTGTGTATGAAGAATCATATTCACAAAGGCACATCAATATCCGGAGGTAACGGGACTTCAACGAGCTCAGTAATTCAGCACAACCTTTTTGGATGATAAATATAGATGTGTTCAGACAGTCTTTTGAAAGCTATCTCATGGAGGTCACGAAGTTGAGCATGTAACTGTCCTTGTGCATCTTTTCATGTCTTTCCGCTTCATTCAAATAGTCTTTTTCATGTCTTTCCGCTTCATTCAAATAGTCTTTTCGACAGCTATGATGATATctaacttcctttgctataaaaTCTACATTACCTATTTTCAATAACAAGACTTCATCCTTGAGCACAGTTGCAGCATATTTAATTTTCTCCTGACCATCAGAGGTTTCACAGTTCCCTAAAGCTTCATGCTTCCCTTGACGTTTTTTCCAAGACCAGTTGCAGAATATACACACAGGTTGGAGAACTCCGGTGTTGGATGTAGTTGGAGATATTGTATATGTTTTTGACCACAGTAAAGACTGCTGATCATCATCTGTCGtctcttcatatgtttatttttcagGAAGGACCTTGGGTACTGAAGTGAATCTCTTCTACCATTGCCTGTGGTAGTTACATTTCTCTCTGTGAAGATTGCAAAGTTTCGCAGACAGAAGCATATTTAGAgtacttatatttctttttcctcaCATTTTACGCTCTTTCCGCAGTCTTCCATGTGCTTTCATCAAATTCCTTAACATCACTGTCTTTTGTGTCTGATGTAATATGAAGTTTCCACGGGCTTGGTAGATCCTAGGATTGCTTCATTGGGAGTCTGTGCCATACATTCATCATATCACtctgaaatgaaaaatagaataaagataaaaatgaaaactgtaatATTGGATATTGATAAACAATATTAAGATGCACACAAATGTTTTTGCACTGCGCCCATTTGATCTTGAATTGAAACATAAAAAATccaatgtatattttttaaaacattaataattcatttaaatgTTACAAAATGTTGATACTATAATGACTGAATAGGAAAGGTATCATTAATCAATGATAGTTCCGCCTTAAGATGTCACATTTGTCGGTTCTCAGTCACGGCTGTCGTGATGGGAAAAGGTGTCTTACATGTACATGTCCCATCAGCACAATTTTTGACCCCAGTATCAACCACTCTCGCTTTTGGCCATTCTCGGTTAGTTCAAAGGACCTTAGCTCTTGTACTAATTCACGCTCAGCTCCGGTCGTAAGATTGGAAAAGTTGGACGTCGGTACGTGAATGTGGTTGTTCTAAGTCGGTACAGACTGTCGCAGAGATAAATCCTGAGACTTGTTTAAAATTAGGTATAAGTAGCCCATTCACTGTGAGGCGCGGTTGTTCTATAGTTGAAATAATAAACATCCGTGCATGAAAATGGAAGTTACATACACCGAcctgtatttatttatcatttcagcAATAGTGTCGTCTGCGAAACGTGACTTCAGACAATTCTTTAACTATTAATATACTAAGGTAGAAGTATTTAATAAGTAGCTTTGGACTAACTGGATTAATTTATATAAGTCACACCCATGCTTATGGAATGTGAAATTCAAGTGTTATTCCGACAGAAATCGGGAAAATATCACCTACGATATATTAATAAAACAAGCTGAAGGATAGATATCCAGATGCGACACGGGAAATACCGCTTCAGGAAAATAAGCAAACATTTGAAGAGCATTCCGGAATGATATTCCCGGGAAGCCTCTGAGGATATATCGCCACACTGCACCTTAGGACCTCATAAAACCTCCCTTTCGCTGAATACCATATTGTGGCGGTTAGTCTATCGCCAGGAGGTTAGATTATCACATACAGGCGTTTAATTTTTTCGTATAAGATGTTAATGCCAGCAGTTCCCTAAATTTATCTTGGCCAATCTTCAAATATTTATACCAATCACCTGGATGACATTTGAGTTCATTTATGATAGATGCATGAAAAAACTCATTTCTTTTAGGCAGCTAATCTTTCACTCAGTATCTCTTAATATTCTTAGCAGGGTTCTTCGTTCTGACGCAAACCATAGTAAAAATTGCCATAGTTTTCAAATTGCTGTTGGTGAGAACGTCGGCCATAACTCTAGCACGTCCAATTGACTCAGACCGGATACTAACGTCAGTAGTGAGTGCCCGTGTCATTTCTTTCAACGTTCCTCCCTTTTTCGACATGTCTGGGGTCAAGTCTGAGAGTGAATGACCCTTCTTAGGGCATATTCAACTAGGGCATCCTGATGggtaattagttttatttatctgtttatttacttatttcacctattattcttttgtcaacaGATTCCAGGAAACGACTGCCGTCAGAAGTTAATGTGCCACGTTCACTCACTGATTTCAAAGCTACCCGATCCTCTGCAGCAGGCCTATGACTTCATTGGGTATGACGTTTTCTTAGCTTATTTTTCAAAACGTTTCTCAAGATTTTTCTTCAAGTTTCCGATAAGATCACTGATAAGCATCGATAACTCATATGTTTGTACGAGTTAGTTTGAACAGATCACTGTGATGTGAGTTGTTACTATATACAGGCTTATTAACCAGAGATCCATCCGACtgtctgcagaaaaaaaaaaaacagaattcaaGCTAAATTGCCTACTGAAAACATCAagcgtgttatatatatttatatatatatatatatatatatatatattatatatatatatatatatatatagatatatagatatatatctatttatatatatatatatatatatatatatatattatatatttatatatatttaga
Coding sequences within it:
- the LOC135219473 gene encoding uncharacterized protein LOC135219473, yielding MSGQLVDVALGFNLPVSLSDIGSGTLSVNPVAGFIVSLLAFLVFVAVVGVPISTLFGAKLFSGLDSFSRQRSLTNEFDVSSVIQTITGNRALEDFLNEPLDAFVERMFGSPDGARSLTTVEDVFLAASDILLPLISTLDYDNTFLAIPIPGNDCRQKLMCHVHSLISKLPDPLQQAYDFIGPAMQNYDTYSEAIITGLSGGDCDAPYRGCPYSLSQLASFVPFLKGKSQYLGSSEL